DNA from Brassica napus cultivar Da-Ae chromosome C4, Da-Ae, whole genome shotgun sequence:
ATCTTAAGAGATAGAAGAAAATGTCTACATCAAAGAGATCATGTTATGGCATGTGATTCTGACTCGATGCTACAACAGTCATAGTATCCTAATGCTCACGTTTTGTGATAACTTATTTATTCTTATATTATCGCTATACATTTAACTGCAACACAAAAGCACATTTGtagatatttataatattatgtattcGTTCACTTGGTAGAGTCATAGTACTATTTGTTAGAGCATGCACATCAATGAACCCCCTATTCGGGttcatatgtattttttatgtatttaattgTGGGTCCGTGAACAGTGTTGAACCCGGCTCAATTGTGCTTCTCCATCAATGAACCTCAAATCCGGGttcataagaataaaataatatttaaaaaaagaaaataataataatttttcatttaaaaaaaattatttttttaaaagaaacttactaaatattttacattatttatgaaaagtttttattcaatacattgAAAAATCATGAACATACAAAGATTATTCATCACGATTACCAAATTTTTCCCAAacattttcaactaaatcagctttcaaacgcTCATGTACGCATGGATCCCGAATTTGATTGCGAATGTTAAGAATATCGACATTCACACTTTCTCTCGTTTTCACCTTGGCACTTCGGCTAGATTCTCCTGACTCGAACTCAGATGTATCAGCTAGAGTGTATCCGTGTCGTTCGTcctctactatcatattgtgcaatatgacacaTGTTCTCATTATCTTTCCTATCTTTTCATTGTCCCATTTTAGAGCAGGGTTTTTTACAATTGCAAACCTCGATTGCAAGACTCCAAATgcccgttcgacatcttttctgacGGATTCTTGCTTTTCTGCAAATTTCTGggctttaggaccttgaggaagcgggatggattggataaatgttgcccAATTAGGATAAATTCCGTCGGTAAGATAGTAGGTCatacgataagtgtggttgttgaccttgaacttcactttaggtgctcgaccttgtaaaatgtcatcaaaaactggtgaccgatcaagaacattgatatcgtttagggtacctggtaatccgaaaaatgagtgccatatccaaagatcttgtgatgccacagcttctaagacaatcgtcggctttcctgaaccacgtgtgaactgacctttccaagccgtagggcagtttttccactcccaatgcataaaATCGATGCTGCCTATCATCCCCGGAAACCCGCGTGCCTCTCCAACGTCAAGTAGTCTTTGAAGATCTTCTGTTGTAggtcttcttagatactcatctccaaacaatTGTATTATCGCTTCCGCAAAATTCTCCAAACATAAAATTGCAGTACTTGCcgcaagtcggagatattcgtcattgACATCTCCCGCTTGACCGTATGCCAATGATCGTATGGCTGAACTGCATTTTTGAAGTGTAGAGAGGCCGTTCCTTCCATGACCATTTCTTCGTTGCTGAAAGTATGGAATTTCATTACCTAGGCGTtcgacaatgcgaaggaacaaagacttgttcattcgaaaacgccGCCTAAACATGTCGTGTGTGTATGTAGGATTTTCACTGAAGTAATCCTGCCATAGTTGATTGTGTCCTTGTTCCCGATCTCTTCGATGTATGCTCGTCTCTTCGGCTCTTTGGTTAGAACAGAGTCGATGAAATCATCGATTTGTTGGTCCACCATTTCTtcaaaaacttcatatacttcaTCATTTGAGGAGCTTGACATTCttccttttttcaaaaaaaataaaaattatcaattttattctctactccaaaatataacaaattatcaattttattctctagtccaaaatataacaaattatcaattttattctctagtccaaaatataacaaattaaaaatttataatttatgaattttatcaattttaaagTAACATTGCCTAAGTTGGATATTAGCCATGTATTGGACCATCAATATGATTGATCATCATTATAATTTGGATTCACAATCTAGTATTGTTCCACTTCTGATCATGTAGATCCCGTTTAACCTAAGTATTATAATGTAATGAAGAGCTTACGTTGGTTGTGTTGTTCTCGGTTGGGTGAGGCAGTAGAAGCGTAGTTATCCTCTTCGTTTGTAGTTGATCAAGTGTTTCAGAAAGacatcaaggaagagaagtAGTTGATCAAGTGTTTCAGAAGTTGTgttcttgaaattttgaaattcaaagACAGAGACAGAAAGAGAAGTAGTTGGGTTCTGATTTAGAAACATACATCAAGAGCATATTTATATATGCTTCTTTGTTACATGACCCTTTGTTACATGACCCGTGACTTAAATAAACTAGTGTCGAAACATAGTACAACCCGTGAAACAAAAGGACATAGTAGCAGTGTGAGAGAGACTCCACTGCATTCGTTCATCATAAAGCAACATCAGTGTAGAAACTAACAAAATACTACACTGATCCCGTACAAATAAAGCAACAACAGACTTATTAAACCAGCAACAGACATAGCAACCCGTGATCCAGACATAGCAACCAGTGATCCAGCAACAGACATAGCAACCCGTGACATAGCAACCTGCAAAAGAAAAAGGCAACCTCAAAGTTAATAACTAAACATATTGAgttcaacaaaagaaaaaacaaagattCCAGCAAGCAAGTTAACCAATTCAATCAAGGAGTTCAGAAATGAGTTTGTTTTTGAGGGTGATTTCGTTAGGAGATAGATCAGTTTCTTTTTTTGGCAAGGAGACGATCTAGGAGTTTCTGCTGAGAAattttctttctctcagccaagATACTCTCAATTTGATCGAAAGCAGCTTCATGACTGTGCCTCTTGCGTTTGGCTGCTTTGGAAGCCTTAACACCAAGCGGTCTAACCTCGTCCTCAGGTATCACCTCCTCAGTttccttccttttctccttggcGCCATCTCTTGACTTAAAAACTGACTTCCACTTCTGATCATGTCTCAGTTCCCTCCAACAGTGTTCCATGGTGAACTTCGCTTGATAATCATTGAAGAAGATCTCATGAGCAGCCTTCATGACACCATCCTCATTTTGACCACTTGATTGGTGCTTCATTGCCGCTTCATAATTTCCCACAAACTTGCAGACCTGCTCGTTCACccttccccacctctgcttacactgACTCCATTCTCTAGGAACGCAGCCAGTGAGCAGAGGGCTACAATTAACATACGCCTCAATTCTCTTCCAAAAGGAAGTAACCTTCTGCTCGTTACTGACAATAGGGTCCTTGCTCGTGTTAGGCCAACCACTGATGAGCACAAAGTCCTCTTTTGTTGACCACTTTCTCTTTGAAACCGGTTTCACTAACCCGGGAGAGTTCGCTACAGCCTCAGCATACTCGCATTCCATTGCTGGACTGCTCTATTTAAACTAGTTTTAGCTTAGATAATGGGGTTTTCGTTCTCTATTTAAACTAGTTTTAGCTTAGATAGAAGTGAAAAATTAAACTCTACCTGCCAAACATTGAATATAAAAGCTAATAGCGCAAGCAACTACTTCACAGAGAGAAGTAATGACACATCAAATCGACTACTTAATACAATCAACTACTTCAAACATTAAGAGCAAGCTACCAACCAACACAGCTTTAATTCGACTGTACTTTTCGCTCTAGGACTAGTTTAGATAATTAATACAATCAGAGGAACCAAACAAGATAATACATCACATCATAAGATGGGTTTTAAACATTTACCTCTGATTTTCAGTCGAAGCACACCTTCTCCAGGGTACCGACCTGGACAGTGAGGCTTCTTACCTGTTCCTAGACATGGAAACAACAATAATACAGTGTTAGTTACTCATTAAGGACTTACATACAAGGCTACTTCTAAAATAACAGGGAAATAGACTTACCTGCAGGGTCTGAATCTGGAACTTGAGATTCCACACCCCCTTGATCTCCTCCTCAGCATCCTCCAGACGCTTCCTCAGCCTCTCGATCTCCTCCTGGACACCAACCACCCAAGGATGACTATAATGCAACCCATCATCCTTGTTGACAacagaaaacaaatattatagaCAGTTcctgttatttttattttaagaacataattaagaaaataaaacttacttCATAGTTGATGCACGTGAAGTAGCGCTTTCCAGGATGACTGTCGTAGTCTTCCTTCCCCCGGACCTCGTCAATGATTTTCCCACCGTAAGCACACCTTCTTGGAATCCCGTACTGTGAATCCTGGACGAACCATAACATGTTGCAGTAGTCCCTTTGTTTCTTtgaatgtcttatttcttctgcgGGATCCATCTGCACCAGAAAGAAGAAATGATTAGAACATACTAACTACAAATAATATGGTGCAGAAGAAATGATTAGAACATACTAACTACAAATAATATGATTAAACGAACCGGTAAGAGAAACAAAGAACAGAACCCAAACAATGAAACACAACCCAATATGATTAAACTAAGTAAGAGAAACAGTTAAGTAAGAGAAACACTAATCTCTAATCGATTTCAAATCTACTCGGAAACACAACCCAATCTTTAACGAACCCAAACAAAGAACCCAAACAAATAAACCCCCAATTCGATTTCAGATCGACTCTATTCaaccataaataaaaaaac
Protein-coding regions in this window:
- the LOC111207098 gene encoding uncharacterized protein LOC111207098 isoform X1, whose product is MFRRRFRMNKSLFLRIVERLGNEIPYFQQRRNGHGRNGLSTLQKCSSAIRSLAYGQAGDVNDEYLRLAASTAILCLENFAEAIIQLFGDEYLRRPTTEDLQRLLDVGEARGFPGMIGSIDFMHWEWKNCPTAWKGQFTRGSGKPTIVLEAVASQDLWIWHSFFGLPGTLNDINVLDRSPVFDDILQGRAPKVKFKVNNHTYRMTYYLTDGIYPNWATFIQSIPLPQGPKAQKFAEKQESVRKDVERAFGVLQSRFAIVKNPALKWDNEKIGKIMRTCVILHNMIVEDERHGYTLADTSEFESGESSRSAKVKTRESVNVDILNIRNQIRDPCVHERLKADLVENVWEKFGNRDE
- the LOC125585967 gene encoding glutathione S-transferase T3-like, translated to MECEYAEAVANSPGLVKPVSKRKWSTKEDFVLISGWPNTSKDPIVSNEQKVTSFWKRIEAYVNCSPLLTGCVPREWSQCKQRWGRVNEQVCKFVGNYEAAMKHQSSGQNEDGVMKAAHEIFFNDYQAKFTMEHCWRELRHDQKWKSVFKSRDGAKEKRKETEEVIPEDEVRPLGVKASKAAKRKRHSHEAAFDQIESILAERKKISQQKLLDRLLAKKRN
- the LOC111207098 gene encoding uncharacterized protein LOC111207098 isoform X2, with translation MDPAEEIRHSKKQRDYCNMLWFVQDSQYGIPRRCAYGGKIIDEVRGKEDYDSHPGKRYFTCINYEDDGLHYSHPWVVGVQEEIERLRKRLEDAEEEIKGVWNLKFQIQTLQEQVRSLTVQVGTLEKVCFD